In Spinacia oleracea cultivar Varoflay chromosome 5, BTI_SOV_V1, whole genome shotgun sequence, a single window of DNA contains:
- the LOC110787267 gene encoding F-box protein At5g50450 isoform X1, whose product MNLRKKLRVSPDFEEKSEPFEKLPVSPDFEEKSEPFEKLLDDLVICILSKLCSSSSSPSHFISALLVCKRFNQLGMNKLVLSNACSKVFDIRARNWSESAHRFLKLCVHGGSIEACYFLGMVRFYCMRDRGGGASLMAKAAIKSHAQALYSLAVIQFNGSGGAKSDRDIRAGIALSARAANFCHVGALRDLAHCLKNGYGIKQNKDKGRRLLFRASVRELSSVLRRVGSHGKIQKRHTTGGFGLGFGSDFLSLLEPNPDPASRFLVEWFKLNEGELGPGLKLCSYSGCGRPETRPYEFRRCSVCGVVNYCSRGCQTLDWKAGHKVECSPVGADQWGDMDPNLDGPDIDHNEVG is encoded by the exons ATGAATTTAAGGAAGAAATTAAGAGTTTCTCCAGATTTCGAAGAGAAATCAGAACCATTCGAGAAACTACCAGTTTCTCCAGATTTCGAAGAGAAATCAGAACCATTCGAGAAACTACTAGATGATCTCGTTATTTGCATTCTGTCCAAACTttgttcttcctcttcttccccTTCTCACTTCATCAGCGCTCTCTTAGT ATGCAAAAGATTCAATCAACTGGGTATGAATAAATTGGTGCTATCAAATGCTTGCTCAAAAGTGTTTGATATTCGAGCTAGAAACTGGTCTGAATCTGCTCACCGATTTCTCAAGCTCTGCGTTCATGGCGGTTCCATTGAGGCCTGCTATTTTCTCGGAATG GTAAGATTTTACTGTATGAGAGACAGAGGAGGCGGCGCGTCGTTGATGGCGAAGGCGGCGATTAAATCTCACGCGCAAGCTTTGTACTCGTTAGCAGTGATACAGTTTAACGGGAGCGGGGGAGCGAAAAGCGATCGAGACATACGCGCTGGTATTGCGTTAAGTGCACGCGCCGCTAACTTCTGTCACGTGGGTGCTCTCCGTGATCTTGCACACTGTCTGAAAAACGGTTACGGTATTAAGCAAAATAAAGATAAAGGTCGTAGGTTACTTTTCCGTGCTAGCGTTCGTGAGCTATCAAGTGTGTTACGCCGAGTGGGGTCGCATGGGAAAATCCAAAAAAGACATACAACGGGTGGGTTTGGATTAGGATTCGGGTCGGATTTTTTGTCTCTTTTGGAGCCAAATCCGGACCCTGCGAGCCGGTTTTTAGTGGAGTGGTTCAAGTTGAATGAAGGGGAATTGGGTCCGGGTTTGAAGCTATGCTCATATTCGGGGTGTGGGAGACCCGAGACTCGACCTTACGAGTTCCGAAGGTGTTCGGTTTGTGGGGTCGTGAATTACTGCTCGAGGGGTTGCCAAACCCTGGATTGGAAAGCCGGACATAAGGTTGAATGCTCCCCTGTGGGTGCGGATCAGTGGGGTGATATGGACCCTAATTTGGATGGCCCTGACATTGATCACAATGAAGTTGGTTAA
- the LOC110787267 gene encoding F-box protein At1g67340 isoform X2 produces MNLRKKLRVSPDFEEKSEPFEKLPDDLVICILSKLCSSSSSPSHFISALLVCKRFNQLGMNKLVLSNACSKVFDIRARNWSESAHRFLKLCVHGGSIEACYFLGMVRFYCMRDRGGGASLMAKAAIKSHAQALYSLAVIQFNGSGGAKSDRDIRAGIALSARAANFCHVGALRDLAHCLKNGYGIKQNKDKGRRLLFRASVRELSSVLRRVGSHGKIQKRHTTGGFGLGFGSDFLSLLEPNPDPASRFLVEWFKLNEGELGPGLKLCSYSGCGRPETRPYEFRRCSVCGVVNYCSRGCQTLDWKAGHKVECSPVGADQWGDMDPNLDGPDIDHNEVG; encoded by the exons ATGAATTTAAGGAAGAAATTAAGAGTTTCTCCAGATTTCGAAGAGAAATCAGAACCATTCGAGAAACTACC AGATGATCTCGTTATTTGCATTCTGTCCAAACTttgttcttcctcttcttccccTTCTCACTTCATCAGCGCTCTCTTAGT ATGCAAAAGATTCAATCAACTGGGTATGAATAAATTGGTGCTATCAAATGCTTGCTCAAAAGTGTTTGATATTCGAGCTAGAAACTGGTCTGAATCTGCTCACCGATTTCTCAAGCTCTGCGTTCATGGCGGTTCCATTGAGGCCTGCTATTTTCTCGGAATG GTAAGATTTTACTGTATGAGAGACAGAGGAGGCGGCGCGTCGTTGATGGCGAAGGCGGCGATTAAATCTCACGCGCAAGCTTTGTACTCGTTAGCAGTGATACAGTTTAACGGGAGCGGGGGAGCGAAAAGCGATCGAGACATACGCGCTGGTATTGCGTTAAGTGCACGCGCCGCTAACTTCTGTCACGTGGGTGCTCTCCGTGATCTTGCACACTGTCTGAAAAACGGTTACGGTATTAAGCAAAATAAAGATAAAGGTCGTAGGTTACTTTTCCGTGCTAGCGTTCGTGAGCTATCAAGTGTGTTACGCCGAGTGGGGTCGCATGGGAAAATCCAAAAAAGACATACAACGGGTGGGTTTGGATTAGGATTCGGGTCGGATTTTTTGTCTCTTTTGGAGCCAAATCCGGACCCTGCGAGCCGGTTTTTAGTGGAGTGGTTCAAGTTGAATGAAGGGGAATTGGGTCCGGGTTTGAAGCTATGCTCATATTCGGGGTGTGGGAGACCCGAGACTCGACCTTACGAGTTCCGAAGGTGTTCGGTTTGTGGGGTCGTGAATTACTGCTCGAGGGGTTGCCAAACCCTGGATTGGAAAGCCGGACATAAGGTTGAATGCTCCCCTGTGGGTGCGGATCAGTGGGGTGATATGGACCCTAATTTGGATGGCCCTGACATTGATCACAATGAAGTTGGTTAA
- the LOC110787286 gene encoding uncharacterized protein encodes MKVMEDKKANRGENPARFQRTDQWRPVYSWLEALDLDDVIKSKDISDWLAANPEVNEELGSRHSRYHLMHYIKKCHMKILKKRKGGQQKPSEAGPLAVVEHHITPNLPATTTSNPLTNVPEDSDLYRVKRQEALSKFEILVEFEKQLSSIISNKKATQE; translated from the exons ATGAAGGTCATG GAGGATAAAAAAGCTAACCGGGGTGAAAATCCAGCCCGGTTTCAACGTACAGATCAGTGGCGTCCTGTTTATTCTTGGTTGGAAGCGTTGGATTTGGATGATGTTATCAAGTCCAAAGACATTTCTGACTGGCTGGCTGCAAACCCTGAAGTCAATGAAGAGTTGGGCTCAAGACATTCTCGTTATCATCTGATGCACTACATTAAAAAGTGTCATATGAAGATACTGAAGAAACGGAAG GGTGGGCAGCAGAAGCCTAGTGAAGCAGGCCCCTTGGCTGTTGTTGAGCACCACATTACGCCTAATCTGCCGGCCACAACTACTT CTAATCCATTGACAAATGTGCCTGAAGACAGCGATCTCTATCGCGTGAAACGACAGGAAGCTTTGAGCAAATTTGAGAT TCTGGTAGAGTTTGAGAAGCAACTATCTTCCATCATTTCAAATAAAAAAGCTACACAGGAGTGA
- the LOC110787287 gene encoding nucleotide pyrophosphatase/phosphodiesterase codes for MENNGYNYLKVLLLTILFLNSPNNSWGRKHGDGVQPLSQINILGTTLDLHKEVHLDVSYILLDSKGNEEKVPCRHMARTESMSLVQENEKSKLKMLKNEGDEVQSTTTKESYGYIARVTVDIDIDQPSPDDWVGVFSPSKFNVSASCQEVGNKRVEEPYICTAPIKYKYVNHSTPNYLETGKATVEFDLINQRADFAFAVFSGGLSNPKLVKITEPISPFPNPKAPLYPRLAMGETWDVMTVTWTSGYNMDEAVPFVEWGRPGGSTMQSPAGTFTYTRNQMCASPARTIGWRDPGFIHTSFLKDLWPNTVYSYRMGHLILSDGSYVWSKNYKFKSPPFPGESSLQRVVIFGDMGKGERDGSNEYADYQPGALNTTDQLTKDIDNIDAVFLIGDLPYANGYISQWDQFTAQVEPIASSVPFMVASGNHERDSPDSGSFYANNDSGGECGVPAETTFYVPAKNRAKFWYSADYGMFHFCIADTEHDWRAGTEQYKFLEECLASVNRHKQPWLIFAGHRPLGYSSNKWFGEEGSFEEPMGRDDLQKLWQKYRVDIAFWGHVHNYERTCPVYQNQCVKSKEETSHYSGVVDGTIHVVAGGGGAHLNEFSPIKTSWSIYRDYDFGFVKLTAFNYSSLQFEYKKSSDGKVYDSFTISRDYKDVLSCVHDSCAPYTLAS; via the exons ATGGAGAATAACGGCTATAATTATTTGAAAGTTTTGTTATTGACAATCTTATTCTTGAATTCTCCAAATAATTCTTGGGGTCGCAAACATGGCGATGGTGTACAACCGTTGTCCCAGATCAATATTCTCGGTACAACTCTAGATCTTCACAAAGAGGTTCATCTTGATGTTTCTTATATTCTTCTGGATTCCAAG ggaaaTGAGGAGAAAGTACCTTGTAGACATATGGCTCGGACTGAAAGCATGTCACTTGTCCAAGAAAATGAGAAGAGCAAGCTGAAAATGTTAAAGAATGAAGGAGATGAAGTTCAAAGTACAACCACCAAAGAG AGTTATGGCTATATTGCAAGGGTAACGGTGGATATCGATATCGATCAGCCATCTCCAGATGACTGGGTTGGAGTTTTCTCCCCTTCAAAATTCAA TGTATCTGCAAGTTGTCAAGAAGTTGGTAACAAAAGAGTTGAGGAGCCATATATATGCACCGCACCCATTAAG TATAAGTATGTAAATCACTCCACTCCCAATTACCTTGAAACTGGAAAAGCTACTGTGGAATTTGATTTGATCAATCAACGAGCTGATTTTGCATTTGCAGTTTTTTCAGGGGGATTGTCTAAT CCAAAACTTGTGAAAATTACAGAACCTATATCACCTTTTCCAAATCCTAAAGCGCCTCTTTATCCACGCCTTGCTATGGGAGAGACATGGGATGTG ATGACAGTAACATGGACAAGTGGTTATAACATGGATGAAGCAGTCCCTTTTGTTGAGTGGGGGCGTCCTGGTGGTTCTACCATGCAATCACCTGCAGGAACTTTCACATACACTCGCAATCAAATGTGCG CTTCACCTGCACGAACAATTGGTTGGCGTGATCCTGGATTCATACACACTAGCTTTTTAAAGGATTTATGGCCAAACACAGT ATACAGCTATAGGATGGGCCATCTCATATTGTCTGATGGTTCATATGTTTGGAGCAAAAACTATAAGTTCAAATCTCCTCCATTTCCCGGAGAGAGCTCATTACAACGTGTTGTTATCTTTGGCGACATGGGAAAG GGAGAACGAGATGGCTCAAATGAGTACGCTGACTACCAACCAGGAGCATTGAACACAACAGATCAACTAACCAAAGATATTGACAACATTGATGCTGTTTTCCTTATTGGAGATTTGCCTTACGCCAATGGATACATCTCACAGTGGGATCAATTTACTGCACAAGTAGAGCCTATTGCATCATCTGTACCCTTCATGGTTGCAAG TGGTAATCATGAACGCGACTCACCAGATTCAGGATCATTTTATGCAAATAATGACTCTGGTGGTGAATGTGGTGTTCCTGCAGAAACAACATTTTACGTTCCTGCTAAAAACAGGGCTAAATTTTG GTACTCAGCAGATTACGGAATGTTCCACTTCTGTATAGCTGACACTGAGCATGACTGGAGAGCCGGCACTGAACAATACAAATTCCTGGAGGAATGCCTTGCATCAGTAAATAGGCACAAGCAACCTTGGTTGATCTTTGCTGGTCATCGCCCCCTCGGTTACTCCTCTAATAAGTGGTTCGGTGAAGAAGGCTCTTTTGAAGAGCCCATGGGTAGAGATGACTTACAAAAACTGTGGCAGAAGTACAGGGTTGATATTGCATTTTGGGGACATGTCCATAATTATGAGAGAACATGCCCTGTTTACCAG AACCAATGTGTGAAGAGCAAAGAAGAGACATCTCATTACTCAGGTGTGGTAGATGGTACAATTCATGTTGTTGCTGGTGGAGGTGGAGCTCACTTAAACGAATTTAGTCCAATAAAAACTAGTTGGAGCATTTACAGAGACTATGATTTTGGATTTGTGAAGCTCACTGCATTTAACTATTCATCTCTGCAATTTGAGTACAAGAAGAGTAGTGATGGCAAGGTTTATGATTCCTTCACTATATCTAGAGATTACAAAGATGTTTTGTCTTGTGTCCACGATAGTTGTGCCCCGTACACGTTGGCTAGTTAA